A window of the Verrucomicrobiota bacterium genome harbors these coding sequences:
- the ureG gene encoding urease accessory protein UreG — translation MEHPGHFHERDQPLHRDFSRRAFTVGVGGPVGSGKTALMLQLCRKLREKMNIAAVTNDIFTKEDGEFLVRNDALAADRIKAVETGGCPHAAIREDITANLLALEDLHRKFHPQLLLIESGGDNLAACYSRELADYTIQVIDVAGGDKIPRKGGPGITQSDLLVINKTDLASLIGADLTVMERDSKKMRGNGPFVFAQVKNGVGVDAIITHILHAWQHATGVEHSH, via the coding sequence ATGGAACACCCGGGCCATTTCCATGAGCGCGACCAGCCACTGCACCGTGATTTCAGCCGCCGCGCTTTCACTGTCGGCGTGGGTGGGCCGGTGGGCAGCGGCAAGACCGCGTTGATGCTCCAGCTTTGCCGCAAGTTGCGCGAGAAGATGAACATCGCCGCCGTCACCAACGACATCTTCACCAAGGAAGACGGTGAGTTCCTCGTGCGCAACGACGCGCTCGCCGCCGACCGCATCAAGGCCGTCGAGACCGGCGGCTGCCCGCACGCGGCCATCCGCGAGGACATCACGGCGAACCTGCTTGCGCTTGAGGACTTGCACCGGAAGTTCCATCCGCAACTGCTCCTCATCGAGTCCGGCGGCGACAACCTCGCCGCCTGCTACAGCCGCGAGCTGGCCGATTACACCATCCAGGTCATTGACGTGGCGGGCGGCGACAAAATCCCGCGCAAAGGCGGCCCCGGCATCACCCAGAGCGATTTGCTGGTCATCAACAAGACCGACCTTGCCTCGCTCATCGGCGCAGACCTCACGGTGATGGAGCGCGACTCCAAGAAGATGCGCGGCAACGGTCCCTTCGTCTTCGCGCAGGTCAAGAACGGGGTGGGCGTGGACGCGATCATCACTCACATCCTCCACGCTTGGCAGCATGCGACCGGGGTGGAGCACTCACACTGA